The proteins below are encoded in one region of Populus alba chromosome 2, ASM523922v2, whole genome shotgun sequence:
- the LOC118044143 gene encoding transmembrane 9 superfamily member 12 produces MRAPMICWAFLLLALFGNACNGFYLPGSYMHTYSPGDVIFAKVNSLTSIETELPFSYYSLPYCQPKEGVKKSAENLGELLMGDQIDNSPYRFRMNVNESVYLCTTKPLSEHEVKLLKQRTHDLYQVNMILDNLPVMRYAKQNGIDIQWTGFPVGYTPQNSNDDYIINHLKFTVLVHEYEGSGVEIIGTGEEGLGVISEADKKKASGFEIVGFVVVPCSVKYDPDAMIKHQIYDNVSSVSCPLDLDKSQIIREQERISFTYEVEFVKSEIRWPSRWDAYLKMEGARVHWFSILNSLMVIFFLAGIVFVIFLRTVRRDLTRYEELDKEAQAQMNEELSGWKLVVGDVFREPDCSKLLCIMVGDGVQITGMAIVTIIFAAFGFMSPASRGMLLTGMILLYLFLGIVAGYVAVRMWRTIKGTSEGWRSVSWLVACFFPGIVFVILTILNFILWGSQSTGAIPISLYFVLLALWFCISVPLTLLGGFMGTRAEAIQYPVRTNQIPREIPARKLPSWVLVLGAGTLPFGTLFIELFFILSSIWLGRFYYVFGFLLIVLLLLVIVCAEVSVVLTYMHLCVEDWRWWWKAFFASGSVSIFVFLYSINYLVFDLQSLSGPVSAILYLGYSLIIAVAIMLSTGTIGFLTSFYFVHYLFSSVKID; encoded by the coding sequence ATGAGGGCGCCCATGATCTGCTGGGCTTTCCTTCTGCTGGCTCTGTTTGGGAACGCATGTAATGGCTTTTATTTGCCTGGTAGCTATATGCACACGTATTCACCTGGGGATGTCATCTTTGCCAAAGTTAACTCCTTAACTTCTATCGAAACTGAGCTTCCCTTTAGCTACTACAGTCTCCCTTACTGCCAACCCAAGGAAGGAGTCAAAAAAAGTGCGGAGAATCTTGGGGAGCTTCTTATGGGAGATCAGATCGATAACTCTCCTTACAGGTTTAGAATGAACGTGAATGAGTCTGTTTACCTTTGTACCACCAAGCCTTTGAGCGAGCATGAGGTTAAGCTTCTGAAGCAGAGAACACACGATCTATATCAAGTGAACATGATTTTGGACAACTTGCCTGTGATGAGGTATGCCAAGCAAAATGGAATTGACATTCAGTGGACGGGGTTCCCTGTTGGGTATACGCCACAGAATAGTAATGATGATTATATAATCAATCACCTCAAGTTCACTGTCTTGGTTCATGAATATGAAGGGAGTGGTGTTGAGATAATTGGTACTGGGGAAGAAGGTCTGGGTGTGATCTCTGAAGCTGATAAGAAGAAGGCATCTGGTTTCGAGATTGTTGGTTTTGTGGTTGTTCCTTGCAGCGTTAAGTATGATCCTGATGCGATGATAAAGCACCAGATTTATGACAATGTCTCATCTGTGAGCTGCCCCTTGGACCTTGACAAGTCTCAGATCATAAGGGAACAAGAGAGGATTTCCTTCACCTACGAGGTTGAATTTGTGAAGAGTGAAATTAGATGGCCGTCGCGATGGGATGCTTACTTGAAGATGGAAGGTGCTCGTGTTCACTGGTTCTCAATCTTGAACTCGCTCATGGTGATTTTCTTTCTGGCTGGTATTGTTTTCGTAATCTTCTTAAGGACTGTGAGAAGGGATTTGACAAGGTATGAGGAATTGGACAAAGAAGCTCAAGCACAGATGAATGAGGAGCTTTCTGGGTGGAAGCTTGTTGTCGGTGATGTGTTCAGAGAACCAGATTGCTCAAAGCTTCTCTGTATTATGGTTGGAGATGGTGTTCAAATTACAGGGATGGCGATAGTTACTATTATTTTTGCAGCCTTTGGTTTCATGTCGCCAGCTTCACGAGGGATGCTGCTGACAGGGATGATTCTGCTGTATCTTTTCCTAGGTATTGTGGCGGGCTATGTTGCAGTACGTATGTGGAGAACCATCAAGGGAACTTCAGAAGGATGGAGGTCTGTTTCTTGGTTGGTTGCGTGCTTCTTCCCTGGAATTGTCTTTGTTATCCTCACAATACTTAACTTCATTCTCTGGGGAAGCCAAAGCACTGGTGCAATTCCAATCTCCTTATATTTTGTCCTTTTGGCCCTCTGGTTTTGCATTTCAGTGCCGCTCACTCTTTTGGGAGGGTTCATGGGGACACGAGCCGAGGCAATTCAATACCCGGTGAGAACAAACCAGATACCAAGAGAAATTCCTGCACGGAAATTGCCATCATGGGTGCTTGTCCTTGGTGCTGGAACCCTTCCCTTTGGGACCCTCTTCATTGAACTGTTCTTCATTCTCTCTAGCATCTGGCTCGGACGGTTTTATTATGTCTTTGGTTTCTTGCTGATAGTTCTGCTGCTACTAGTTATTGTCTGTGCTGAAGTATCTGTGGTTCTTACCTACATGCATCTTTGCGTGGAGGATTGGCGGTGGTGGTGGAAGGCTTTCTTTGCTTCCGGTTCAGTATCAATCTTTGTCTTTCTCTATTCCATCAATTACTTGGTTTTTGACCTACAGAGTTTGAGTGGACCTGTGTCAGCCATTCTCTATCTGGGCTATTCACTGATCATAGCAGTTGCAATCATGTTATCTACTGGCACCATTGGTTTCCTAACGTCATTCTACTTTGTGCATTACCTTTTCTCATCCGTAAAGATAGACTAA
- the LOC118044141 gene encoding auxilin-related protein 1 isoform X2 — MDDFPGLLARDYGFKPQGKSAPMAPPRSTNSNSTNFNLGSGGPVHTRSSSSHKPAPLFDNQAGTDGLLFNDVFGGPPKYSESRGGASATASSFDLDSIFKEQNTKSASLPIFDKPVYDDDIFNGLPGLKSSSSGGGSASAPKFDDAFGSVSSPPKQQHRRPVRDSSPFDDLLGNLGKKETEPKRESGRVDKDSTAFDDLLPGFGRISSHTVNRSTSEPGLFQKPSLNSARSVPGVMEDPFVVLESTSSAATSSSGLFTEPLEEISKTSNPGNTKVDNSSVERGVFEDLDHLDDLGKSVPYKRWENRSPLRTGPSTGGSYYSASQESVDTYPVENAGGRSQKKTTDDYQESHETIFNMPTASTDFHRSFGQNVSPPSYVDVNANEINSSPRSEEVSESSDDVWLSVSEIPLFTQPTSATPPSRPPPPRPPRISKSERGSFSSTNSRKKVNEYPSFQNSASYSQSPRSDRAARNSVTSQIDELEDFVTGRTQNNNNEFADVLPVDDVDKTSSAAASAAMKEAMDKAEAKIRQMREREYLKAARNKEAGQLDKDMLDAQLRELKEREERFDRERKQREKEEEEREQRRFEKERERTREIERERGEIEREQRRLERERERAREIERERDKARQVVERATREARERAAAEARERAERAAVQRAQAEARERAAAEAKERAERAAAEARERANAEGREREARERAAFARAEGDARLRAERAAVERAAAEARERAASAARANHQKSENDLESFFSTRANSAPRPRASTSDPFSDSQNNRGSEAVRKTSVGAASSMRKASSAINIVDDLTSLFGGAGSSREFQEVEGETEERRKARLERHQRTQERAAKALAEKNQRDLQAQREQAERHRIAETLDVEIKRWAAGKEGNLRALLSTLQYVLWPECGWQPVSLTDLITAAAVKKVYRKATLSIHPDKVQQKGANLQQKYVAEKVFDLLKEAWNKFNSEELF; from the exons atggaTGATTTCCCCGGTTTGTTAGCCCGCGACTACGGGTTCAAACCCCAAGGCAAATCCGCACCCATGGCTCCACCCCGCAGCACAAACAGTAACAGTACCAATTTTAACCTTGGATCCGGTGGTCCCGTTCATACCCGATCCTCCTCCTCCCACAAACCCGCTCCTCTTTTCGACAATCAAGCCGGCACGGACGGTCTGTTGTTCAACGACGTCTTCGGTGGTCCTCCTAAGTATTCAGAATCACGCGGCGGAGCTTCCGCTACTGCATCGTCATTTGATCTTGACTCCATTTTCAAGGAACAGAATACCAAATCGGCATCGCTGCCGATCTTTGATAAGCCTGTTTAcgatgatgatatttttaatggaTTGCCTGGGTTGAAGAGTTCGTCTTCTGGGGGTGGTTCTGCGTCAGCCCCTAAGTTTGATGATGCGTTTGGTTCGGTCAGTTCACCCCCGAAGCAGCAGCATCGAAGGCCAGTGCGAGATAGTTCACCGTTTGATGATCTGCTGGGGAATTTAGGTAAGAAGGAGACGGAGCCGAAGAGAGAGAGTGGTAGAGTGGATAAGGATTCGACGGCTTTTGATGATTTACTTCCTGGTTTCGGTCGCATTAGCTCCCATACGGTTAACCG TTCAACTTCCGAGCCGGGTCTGTTCCAAAAGCCATCTTTAAATTCAGCCAGGTCAGTTCCTGGTGTGATGGAAGATCCCTTTGTAGTACTAGAGTCAACGTCAAGCGCTGCAACTTCATCATCAGGGTTGTTCACAGAACCTTTGGAAGAAATTAGTAAAACCAGTAACCCTGGAAACACTAAGGTTGATAATTCATCTGTAGAGAGGGGAGTATTTGAAGATCTAGATCACCTTGATGATCTTGGGAAATCTGTTCCATACAAGAGATGGGAGAATAGGAGCCCTTTAAGAACAGGACCAAGCACAGGTGGTTCATATTACTCTGCGAGTCAAGAATCAGTTGACACATATCCTGTGGAGAATGCTGGGGGCCGCTCGCAGAAGAAAACAACTGATGATTATCAGGAATCTCATGAAACCATATTCAATATGCCTACTGCTTCAACAGATTTTCATAGATCTTTTGGTCAAAATGTCTCTCCTCCTTCATATGTGGATGTCAATGCTAATGAGATAAATTCTTCTCCCAGATCTGAAGAGGTCTCTGAATCATCAGATGATGTATGGCTTTCTGTGTCTGAAATCCCTCTTTTTACTCAACCCACAAGCGCAACACCACCTTCTAGACCCCCACCTCCAAGACCACCGCGGATATCAAAGTCGGAGAGAGGTTCCTTTTCTTCTACAAACTCTAGAAAGAAGGTCAATGAGTATCCTTCTTTCCAAAATTCCGCTTCATACTCTCAAAGTCCTAGATCAGATCGTGCAGCAAGGAATTCAGTTACTTCTCAAATTGATGAACTTGAGGACTTTGTCACGGGAAGGactcaaaacaataataatgaatttGCAGATGTTCTACCTGTTGATGATGTGGATAAAACTTCCTCTGCTGCTGCTTCTGCTGCTATGAAGGAGGCCATGGATAAAGCAGAGGCTAAAATCAGGCAAATGAGGGAGAGGGAATACCTAAAGGCTGCTAGAAACAAAGAAGCTGGTCAGCTGGATAAAGATATGCTAGATGCTCAGCTGagagaattaaaagaaagagaagagagatttGATCGTGAGAGAAAACAGAGGgaaaaggaggaggaagagagagagcagagaagatttgagaaagagagggagagaactCGTGAAATTGAGAGGGAAAGGGGGGAAATAGAAAGAGAGCAAAGGAGGCTCGAAAGAGAGAGGGAGCGAGCAAGGGAgattgagagagaaagggacAAGGCTAGACAAGTAGTGGAAAGGGCAACTAGAGAGGCACGTGAAAGAGCAGCTGCTGAAGCTCGAGAAAGAGCAGAAAGGGCTGCTGTGCAGAGAGCACAAGCTGAGGCCCGTGAAAGGGCAGCAGCAGAGGCAAAAGAAAGAGCAGAAAGGGCTGCTGCAGAAGCCCGGGAAAGGGCAAATGCTGAGGGTAGGGAGAGGGAAGCCCGGGAAAGAGCTGCTTTTGCAAGGGCTGAAGGTGATGCTCGACTCAGAGCAGAACGAGCAGCTGTGGAAAGAGCTGCTGCAGAGGCTCGAGAAAGGGCTGCTTCTGCTGCGAGGGCAAATCATCAAAAGAGTGAAAATGATCTTGAATCATTCTTCAGTACTCGAGCAAACAGTGCACCAAGACCTAGGGCAAGCACTTCA GATCCTTTCTCTGATAGCCAGAACAATCGAGGGTCTGAAGCAGTTAGGAAGACGTCTGTTGGGGCTGCGTCTAGCATGAGGAAAGCATCTTCAGCAATAAATATTGTTGATGATTTAACTTCGCTTTTTGGAG GTGCTGGATCATCCAGAGAATTCCAAGAGGTTGAAGGGGAAACTGAAGAAAGACGAAAAGCCCGATTAGAACGCCATCAGAGGACTCAGGAGCGTGCG GCAAAAGCACTGGCGGAGAAGAATCAACGTGACCTTCAAGCTCAGAGAGAACAAGCAGAGAGACAT AGGATTGCTGAAACATTGGATGTTGAGATAAAGCGTTGGGCTGCGGGAAAAGAGGGGAATCTCCGTGCTCTGCTATCAACACTCCAATAT GTGCTGTGGCCTGAATGTGGATGGCAGCCTGTCTCTTTGACCGATTTGATTACTGCTGCTGCAGTTAAAAAAGTTTATAGAAAAGCAACCTTAAGCATTCATCCTGATAAAGTGCAACAAAAAGGCGCCAATCTTCAACAAAAATATGTTGCCGAGAAAGTGTTTGACTTACTTAAG GAAGCGTGGAACAAGTTCAATTCAGAAGAGCTTTTCTGA
- the LOC118044141 gene encoding auxilin-related protein 1 isoform X1 produces MDDFPGLLARDYGFKPQGKSAPMAPPRSTNSNSTNFNLGSGGPVHTRSSSSHKPAPLFDNQAGTDGLLFNDVFGGPPKYSESRGGASATASSFDLDSIFKEQNTKSASLPIFDKPVYDDDIFNGLPGLKSSSSGGGSASAPKFDDAFGSVSSPPKQQHRRPVRDSSPFDDLLGNLGKKETEPKRESGRVDKDSTAFDDLLPGFGRISSHTVNRSTSEPGLFQKPSLNSARSVPGVMEDPFVVLESTSSAATSSSGLFTEPLEEISKTSNPGNTKVDNSSVERGVFEDLDHLDDLGKSVPYKRWENRSPLRTGPSTGGSYYSASQESVDTYPVENAGGRSQKKTTDDYQESHETIFNMPTASTDFHRSFGQNVSPPSYVDVNANEINSSPRSEEVSESSDDVWLSVSEIPLFTQPTSATPPSRPPPPRPPRISKSERGSFSSTNSRKKVNEYPSFQNSASYSQSPRSDRAARNSVTSQIDELEDFVTGRTQNNNNEFADVLPVDDVDKTSSAAASAAMKEAMDKAEAKIRQMREREYLKAARNKEAGQLDKDMLDAQLRELKEREERFDRERKQREKEEEEREQRRFEKERERTREIERERGEIEREQRRLERERERAREIERERDKARQVVERATREARERAAAEARERAERAAVQRAQAEARERAAAEAKERAERAAAEARERANAEGREREARERAAFARAEGDARLRAERAAVERAAAEARERAASAARANHQKSENDLESFFSTRANSAPRPRASTSDPFSDSQNNRGSEAVRKTSVGAASSMRKASSAINIVDDLTSLFGGGAGSSREFQEVEGETEERRKARLERHQRTQERAAKALAEKNQRDLQAQREQAERHRIAETLDVEIKRWAAGKEGNLRALLSTLQYVLWPECGWQPVSLTDLITAAAVKKVYRKATLSIHPDKVQQKGANLQQKYVAEKVFDLLKEAWNKFNSEELF; encoded by the exons atggaTGATTTCCCCGGTTTGTTAGCCCGCGACTACGGGTTCAAACCCCAAGGCAAATCCGCACCCATGGCTCCACCCCGCAGCACAAACAGTAACAGTACCAATTTTAACCTTGGATCCGGTGGTCCCGTTCATACCCGATCCTCCTCCTCCCACAAACCCGCTCCTCTTTTCGACAATCAAGCCGGCACGGACGGTCTGTTGTTCAACGACGTCTTCGGTGGTCCTCCTAAGTATTCAGAATCACGCGGCGGAGCTTCCGCTACTGCATCGTCATTTGATCTTGACTCCATTTTCAAGGAACAGAATACCAAATCGGCATCGCTGCCGATCTTTGATAAGCCTGTTTAcgatgatgatatttttaatggaTTGCCTGGGTTGAAGAGTTCGTCTTCTGGGGGTGGTTCTGCGTCAGCCCCTAAGTTTGATGATGCGTTTGGTTCGGTCAGTTCACCCCCGAAGCAGCAGCATCGAAGGCCAGTGCGAGATAGTTCACCGTTTGATGATCTGCTGGGGAATTTAGGTAAGAAGGAGACGGAGCCGAAGAGAGAGAGTGGTAGAGTGGATAAGGATTCGACGGCTTTTGATGATTTACTTCCTGGTTTCGGTCGCATTAGCTCCCATACGGTTAACCG TTCAACTTCCGAGCCGGGTCTGTTCCAAAAGCCATCTTTAAATTCAGCCAGGTCAGTTCCTGGTGTGATGGAAGATCCCTTTGTAGTACTAGAGTCAACGTCAAGCGCTGCAACTTCATCATCAGGGTTGTTCACAGAACCTTTGGAAGAAATTAGTAAAACCAGTAACCCTGGAAACACTAAGGTTGATAATTCATCTGTAGAGAGGGGAGTATTTGAAGATCTAGATCACCTTGATGATCTTGGGAAATCTGTTCCATACAAGAGATGGGAGAATAGGAGCCCTTTAAGAACAGGACCAAGCACAGGTGGTTCATATTACTCTGCGAGTCAAGAATCAGTTGACACATATCCTGTGGAGAATGCTGGGGGCCGCTCGCAGAAGAAAACAACTGATGATTATCAGGAATCTCATGAAACCATATTCAATATGCCTACTGCTTCAACAGATTTTCATAGATCTTTTGGTCAAAATGTCTCTCCTCCTTCATATGTGGATGTCAATGCTAATGAGATAAATTCTTCTCCCAGATCTGAAGAGGTCTCTGAATCATCAGATGATGTATGGCTTTCTGTGTCTGAAATCCCTCTTTTTACTCAACCCACAAGCGCAACACCACCTTCTAGACCCCCACCTCCAAGACCACCGCGGATATCAAAGTCGGAGAGAGGTTCCTTTTCTTCTACAAACTCTAGAAAGAAGGTCAATGAGTATCCTTCTTTCCAAAATTCCGCTTCATACTCTCAAAGTCCTAGATCAGATCGTGCAGCAAGGAATTCAGTTACTTCTCAAATTGATGAACTTGAGGACTTTGTCACGGGAAGGactcaaaacaataataatgaatttGCAGATGTTCTACCTGTTGATGATGTGGATAAAACTTCCTCTGCTGCTGCTTCTGCTGCTATGAAGGAGGCCATGGATAAAGCAGAGGCTAAAATCAGGCAAATGAGGGAGAGGGAATACCTAAAGGCTGCTAGAAACAAAGAAGCTGGTCAGCTGGATAAAGATATGCTAGATGCTCAGCTGagagaattaaaagaaagagaagagagatttGATCGTGAGAGAAAACAGAGGgaaaaggaggaggaagagagagagcagagaagatttgagaaagagagggagagaactCGTGAAATTGAGAGGGAAAGGGGGGAAATAGAAAGAGAGCAAAGGAGGCTCGAAAGAGAGAGGGAGCGAGCAAGGGAgattgagagagaaagggacAAGGCTAGACAAGTAGTGGAAAGGGCAACTAGAGAGGCACGTGAAAGAGCAGCTGCTGAAGCTCGAGAAAGAGCAGAAAGGGCTGCTGTGCAGAGAGCACAAGCTGAGGCCCGTGAAAGGGCAGCAGCAGAGGCAAAAGAAAGAGCAGAAAGGGCTGCTGCAGAAGCCCGGGAAAGGGCAAATGCTGAGGGTAGGGAGAGGGAAGCCCGGGAAAGAGCTGCTTTTGCAAGGGCTGAAGGTGATGCTCGACTCAGAGCAGAACGAGCAGCTGTGGAAAGAGCTGCTGCAGAGGCTCGAGAAAGGGCTGCTTCTGCTGCGAGGGCAAATCATCAAAAGAGTGAAAATGATCTTGAATCATTCTTCAGTACTCGAGCAAACAGTGCACCAAGACCTAGGGCAAGCACTTCA GATCCTTTCTCTGATAGCCAGAACAATCGAGGGTCTGAAGCAGTTAGGAAGACGTCTGTTGGGGCTGCGTCTAGCATGAGGAAAGCATCTTCAGCAATAAATATTGTTGATGATTTAACTTCGCTTTTTGGAG GAGGTGCTGGATCATCCAGAGAATTCCAAGAGGTTGAAGGGGAAACTGAAGAAAGACGAAAAGCCCGATTAGAACGCCATCAGAGGACTCAGGAGCGTGCG GCAAAAGCACTGGCGGAGAAGAATCAACGTGACCTTCAAGCTCAGAGAGAACAAGCAGAGAGACAT AGGATTGCTGAAACATTGGATGTTGAGATAAAGCGTTGGGCTGCGGGAAAAGAGGGGAATCTCCGTGCTCTGCTATCAACACTCCAATAT GTGCTGTGGCCTGAATGTGGATGGCAGCCTGTCTCTTTGACCGATTTGATTACTGCTGCTGCAGTTAAAAAAGTTTATAGAAAAGCAACCTTAAGCATTCATCCTGATAAAGTGCAACAAAAAGGCGCCAATCTTCAACAAAAATATGTTGCCGAGAAAGTGTTTGACTTACTTAAG GAAGCGTGGAACAAGTTCAATTCAGAAGAGCTTTTCTGA
- the LOC118044141 gene encoding auxilin-related protein 1 isoform X3, with translation MDDFPGLLARDYGFKPQGKSAPMAPPRSTNSNSTNFNLGSGGPVHTRSSSSHKPAPLFDNQAGTDGLLFNDVFGGPPKYSESRGGASATASSFDLDSIFKEQNTKSASLPIFDKPVYDDDIFNGLPGLKSSSSGGGSASAPKFDDAFGSVSSPPKQQHRRPVRDSSPFDDLLGNLGKKETEPKRESGRVDKDSTAFDDLLPGFGRISSHTVNRSTSEPGLFQKPSLNSARSVPGVMEDPFVVLESTSSAATSSSGLFTEPLEEISKTSNPGNTKVDNSSVERGVFEDLDHLDDLGKSVPYKRWENRSPLRTGPSTGGSYYSASQESVDTYPVENAGGRSQKKTTDDYQESHETIFNMPTASTDFHRSFGQNVSPPSYVDVNANEINSSPRSEEVSESSDDVWLSVSEIPLFTQPTSATPPSRPPPPRPPRISKSERGSFSSTNSRKKVNEYPSFQNSASYSQSPRSDRAARNSVTSQIDELEDFVTGRTQNNNNEFADVLPVDDVDKTSSAAASAAMKEAMDKAEAKIRQMREREYLKAARNKEAGQLDKDMLDAQLRELKEREERFDRERKQREKEEEEREQRRFEKERERTREIERERGEIEREQRRLERERERAREIERERDKARQVVERATREARERAAAEARERAERAAVQRAQAEARERAAAEAKERAERAAAEARERANAEGREREARERAAFARAEGDARLRAERAAVERAAAEARERAASAARANHQKSENDLESFFSTRANSAPRPRDPFSDSQNNRGSEAVRKTSVGAASSMRKASSAINIVDDLTSLFGGGAGSSREFQEVEGETEERRKARLERHQRTQERAAKALAEKNQRDLQAQREQAERHRIAETLDVEIKRWAAGKEGNLRALLSTLQYVLWPECGWQPVSLTDLITAAAVKKVYRKATLSIHPDKVQQKGANLQQKYVAEKVFDLLKEAWNKFNSEELF, from the exons atggaTGATTTCCCCGGTTTGTTAGCCCGCGACTACGGGTTCAAACCCCAAGGCAAATCCGCACCCATGGCTCCACCCCGCAGCACAAACAGTAACAGTACCAATTTTAACCTTGGATCCGGTGGTCCCGTTCATACCCGATCCTCCTCCTCCCACAAACCCGCTCCTCTTTTCGACAATCAAGCCGGCACGGACGGTCTGTTGTTCAACGACGTCTTCGGTGGTCCTCCTAAGTATTCAGAATCACGCGGCGGAGCTTCCGCTACTGCATCGTCATTTGATCTTGACTCCATTTTCAAGGAACAGAATACCAAATCGGCATCGCTGCCGATCTTTGATAAGCCTGTTTAcgatgatgatatttttaatggaTTGCCTGGGTTGAAGAGTTCGTCTTCTGGGGGTGGTTCTGCGTCAGCCCCTAAGTTTGATGATGCGTTTGGTTCGGTCAGTTCACCCCCGAAGCAGCAGCATCGAAGGCCAGTGCGAGATAGTTCACCGTTTGATGATCTGCTGGGGAATTTAGGTAAGAAGGAGACGGAGCCGAAGAGAGAGAGTGGTAGAGTGGATAAGGATTCGACGGCTTTTGATGATTTACTTCCTGGTTTCGGTCGCATTAGCTCCCATACGGTTAACCG TTCAACTTCCGAGCCGGGTCTGTTCCAAAAGCCATCTTTAAATTCAGCCAGGTCAGTTCCTGGTGTGATGGAAGATCCCTTTGTAGTACTAGAGTCAACGTCAAGCGCTGCAACTTCATCATCAGGGTTGTTCACAGAACCTTTGGAAGAAATTAGTAAAACCAGTAACCCTGGAAACACTAAGGTTGATAATTCATCTGTAGAGAGGGGAGTATTTGAAGATCTAGATCACCTTGATGATCTTGGGAAATCTGTTCCATACAAGAGATGGGAGAATAGGAGCCCTTTAAGAACAGGACCAAGCACAGGTGGTTCATATTACTCTGCGAGTCAAGAATCAGTTGACACATATCCTGTGGAGAATGCTGGGGGCCGCTCGCAGAAGAAAACAACTGATGATTATCAGGAATCTCATGAAACCATATTCAATATGCCTACTGCTTCAACAGATTTTCATAGATCTTTTGGTCAAAATGTCTCTCCTCCTTCATATGTGGATGTCAATGCTAATGAGATAAATTCTTCTCCCAGATCTGAAGAGGTCTCTGAATCATCAGATGATGTATGGCTTTCTGTGTCTGAAATCCCTCTTTTTACTCAACCCACAAGCGCAACACCACCTTCTAGACCCCCACCTCCAAGACCACCGCGGATATCAAAGTCGGAGAGAGGTTCCTTTTCTTCTACAAACTCTAGAAAGAAGGTCAATGAGTATCCTTCTTTCCAAAATTCCGCTTCATACTCTCAAAGTCCTAGATCAGATCGTGCAGCAAGGAATTCAGTTACTTCTCAAATTGATGAACTTGAGGACTTTGTCACGGGAAGGactcaaaacaataataatgaatttGCAGATGTTCTACCTGTTGATGATGTGGATAAAACTTCCTCTGCTGCTGCTTCTGCTGCTATGAAGGAGGCCATGGATAAAGCAGAGGCTAAAATCAGGCAAATGAGGGAGAGGGAATACCTAAAGGCTGCTAGAAACAAAGAAGCTGGTCAGCTGGATAAAGATATGCTAGATGCTCAGCTGagagaattaaaagaaagagaagagagatttGATCGTGAGAGAAAACAGAGGgaaaaggaggaggaagagagagagcagagaagatttgagaaagagagggagagaactCGTGAAATTGAGAGGGAAAGGGGGGAAATAGAAAGAGAGCAAAGGAGGCTCGAAAGAGAGAGGGAGCGAGCAAGGGAgattgagagagaaagggacAAGGCTAGACAAGTAGTGGAAAGGGCAACTAGAGAGGCACGTGAAAGAGCAGCTGCTGAAGCTCGAGAAAGAGCAGAAAGGGCTGCTGTGCAGAGAGCACAAGCTGAGGCCCGTGAAAGGGCAGCAGCAGAGGCAAAAGAAAGAGCAGAAAGGGCTGCTGCAGAAGCCCGGGAAAGGGCAAATGCTGAGGGTAGGGAGAGGGAAGCCCGGGAAAGAGCTGCTTTTGCAAGGGCTGAAGGTGATGCTCGACTCAGAGCAGAACGAGCAGCTGTGGAAAGAGCTGCTGCAGAGGCTCGAGAAAGGGCTGCTTCTGCTGCGAGGGCAAATCATCAAAAGAGTGAAAATGATCTTGAATCATTCTTCAGTACTCGAGCAAACAGTGCACCAAGACCTAGG GATCCTTTCTCTGATAGCCAGAACAATCGAGGGTCTGAAGCAGTTAGGAAGACGTCTGTTGGGGCTGCGTCTAGCATGAGGAAAGCATCTTCAGCAATAAATATTGTTGATGATTTAACTTCGCTTTTTGGAG GAGGTGCTGGATCATCCAGAGAATTCCAAGAGGTTGAAGGGGAAACTGAAGAAAGACGAAAAGCCCGATTAGAACGCCATCAGAGGACTCAGGAGCGTGCG GCAAAAGCACTGGCGGAGAAGAATCAACGTGACCTTCAAGCTCAGAGAGAACAAGCAGAGAGACAT AGGATTGCTGAAACATTGGATGTTGAGATAAAGCGTTGGGCTGCGGGAAAAGAGGGGAATCTCCGTGCTCTGCTATCAACACTCCAATAT GTGCTGTGGCCTGAATGTGGATGGCAGCCTGTCTCTTTGACCGATTTGATTACTGCTGCTGCAGTTAAAAAAGTTTATAGAAAAGCAACCTTAAGCATTCATCCTGATAAAGTGCAACAAAAAGGCGCCAATCTTCAACAAAAATATGTTGCCGAGAAAGTGTTTGACTTACTTAAG GAAGCGTGGAACAAGTTCAATTCAGAAGAGCTTTTCTGA